In a single window of the Papaver somniferum cultivar HN1 chromosome 8, ASM357369v1, whole genome shotgun sequence genome:
- the LOC113306719 gene encoding TOM1-like protein 5, protein MAAQLVSSATSDKLKEMDWMKNIEICEMVTRDPGQARDVVKAIKKRVGNRNQNTQLLAVSLLEMLMNNCGEHIHKQVIDTGILPNLVKIVKKKSDLPVREKIFLLLDAMQTSHGGATGKFPQYYAAYYELVSAGVKFTQTHRVLPSNIPTSERPIINASERKPVSPKREDVGVREQSDSHILPESSIIQKAGSTLEVLREVLDAIDTQNPEGAKEEFTLDLVEQCTFQKQRVMHLVMTSQDEKVVSRAIELNEQLHKILSRHDALLSPRQTIGGNHFARDEVDEEEEAERLFRRIRKGKACMRPEDEDNFERRPLGMTESIQAEKMNRPLIRPLCPEPVSQESGPAPVAVVIPPPPAKHVEREKFFQEKKVDGQTLAGHMRDLSFHSRNASSSNSGSIDSSDAFPSLP, encoded by the exons ATGGCAGCTCAGCTTGTCAGTTCAGCTACAAGTGATAAATTGAAGGAAATGGATTGGATGAAAAATATTGAAATTTGTGAAATGGTCACACGTGATCCAGG ACAAGCGAGAGATGTTGTGAAAGCTATAAAAAAGCGTGTGGGGAACAGAAACCAAAATACCCAACTTTTGGCTGTCTCG TTGTTGGAGATGTTGATGAATAATTGTGGAGAGCATATCCACAAGCAGGTCATTGATACAGGAATTCTTCCAAATTTGGTGAAGATAGTTAAGAAGAAG TCAGATCTGCCGGTGAGAGAGAAGATATTTCTTCTTCTAGATGCCATGCAGACATCCCATGGTGGGGCCACTGGGAAGTTCCCTCAGTATTATGCTGCATATTATGAGTTGGTG AGTGCAGGGGTTAAGTTCACTCAAACACACCGAGTTCTTCCCTCAAATATTCCTACATCAGAAAGACCTATAATTAATGCTTCTGAAAGAAAGCCCGTCTCTCCAAAACGTGAAGATGTTGGAGTCAGAGAGCAATCTGATTCCCATATTTTGCCTGAATCAAG TATAATCCAGAAGGCTGGGTCCACGTTGGAGGTTTTGCGAGAAGTTTTGGACGCTATTGATACTCAAAATCCCGAG GGAGCAAAGGAGGAGTTCACGTTAGATCTTGTGGAACAATGCACATTCCAAAAGCAACGAGTAATGCATCTTGTCATGACTTCTCA gGATGAGAAAGTGGTTTCTCGGGCAATTGAACTGAACGAGCAGCTTCATAAAATTCTTTCTAGACATGATGCACTTCTCTCACCCCGACAAACCATTGGTGGCAATCATTTTGCTCGTGATGAAGTAGATGAGGAAGAAGAGGCTGAGCGGCTTTTCCGCAG AATTCGTAAAGGAAAAGCTTGCATGAGACCCGAAGACGAAGATAATTTTGAGCGGCGGCCATTGGGCATGACTGAATCCATTCAGGCAGAAAAGATGAATCGTCCGCTTATACGTCCACTATGTCCGGAACCAGTATCACAGGAATCAGGTCCAGCTCCTGTAGCCGTTGTAATCCCTCCTCCACCTGCCAAACACGTGGAGAGGGAGAAATTCTTTCAGGAAAAAAAAGTAGATGGTCAAACATTGGCAGGTCACATGAGGGACCTCTCCTTTCATAGCCGTAATGCAAGT